Proteins encoded within one genomic window of Cucumis sativus cultivar 9930 chromosome 3, Cucumber_9930_V3, whole genome shotgun sequence:
- the LOC101217492 gene encoding ataxin-3 homolog produces the protein MDGACNGGMLYHEVQESKLCAVHCVNTVLQGPFFSEFDLAALASDLDRKERQMMLSGSTTGDFLSEESHNVSLDGDFSIQVLQKALEVWDLQVIPLNSPVAEPAQIDPQLENAFICHLQDHWFCIRKVNGEWYNFDSLYAAPQHLSKFYLSAYLDSLKGFGWSIFIVRGNFPKDFPISSSEASNGYGQWLSPEDAERITKSCNSTQAPPPPQRANWTEQQDTFLSSGETEMLIDMEDEDLKAAIAASLMDSSAVMAAGVANPPNEPVVSSTQAGSPQNVPAVALETANTQDVLAVSPNASILEDVPAVSPEAATLQDVPAISAKAASPQNAPNVSPEASTSQDVCELSPNAADIPQDLHTVSTAKAAIPKNKSAVCTEVSVHQNESGNESVGNADTAFCDSGSADNTECAVSSPRKKISRTNEGTA, from the exons ATGGACGGTGCCTGCAATGGCGGCATGTTGTATCACGAGGTTCAGGAATCCAAGCTCTGCGCTGTGCATTGCGTCAACACCGTCTTACAAGGTCCTTTTTTCTCCGAATTCGATTTGGCTGCTCTCGCTTCCGATCTCGACCGCAAAGAGCGCCAGATGATGCTTTCTGGTTCCACCACCGGTGACTTTCTCTCCGAAGAGTCTCACAATGTCTCCTTAGATGGTGATTTCAGCATCCAg GTCTTACAAAAGGCTTTGGAGGTATGGGATCTCCAAGTCATTCCTCTCAACTCACCAGTTGCTGAGCCTGCGCAGATTGATCCTCAACTGGAGAATGCATTTATATGTCACTTGCAAGATCATTGGTTTTGTATTAGGAAAGTGAACGGGGAATGGTACAATTTTGACAGTTTATATGCAGCCCCTCAGCATCTTTCTAAGTTTTACCTTTCAGCTTACTTGGACTCTCTAAAGGGCTTCGGTTGGAGCATATTTATTGTTAGGGGTAACTTCCCTAAGGATTTTCCCATCTCATCCTCTGAAGCATCCAACGGTTATGGTCAGTGGCTTTCTCCTGAGGATGCTGAGAGGATAACCAAATCGTGCAACTCCACCCAAGCCCCCCCTCCTCCTCAAAGAGCAAACTGGACAGAGCAGCAAGATACGTTTCTTTCATCTGGAGAAACAGAAATGCTAATAGACATGGAGGATGAGGATTTGAAGGCTGCAATAGCTGCCAGCCTTATGGATTCCTCAGCAGTCATGGCAGCGGGAGTTGCTAACCCTCCAAATGAACCTGTAGTTTCCTCCACCCAAGCTGGCTCCCCTCAGAATGTACCTGCTGTTGCCCTTGAAACTGCCAACACCCAAGATGTACTCGCAGTTTCCCCAAACGCCTCCATCCTCGAAGATGTTCCTGCAGTCTCTCCAGAAGCTGCCACTCTGCAAGATGTACCTGCAATTTCAGCCAAAGCTGCCTCCCCTCAAAATGCACCTAATGTTTCTCCTGAAGCTTCCACCTCCCAGGATGTATGTGAACTTTCCCCCAATGCCGCCGATATCCCTCAAGATTTACATACAGTTTCCACCGCCAAAGCTGCCATCCCCAAGAATAAATCTGCAGTCTGCACGGAAGTTTCTGTTCATCAAAACGAGTCTGGAAATGAATCTGTAGGCAATGCAGACACTG